A single genomic interval of Spinacia oleracea cultivar Varoflay chromosome 6, BTI_SOV_V1, whole genome shotgun sequence harbors:
- the LOC130464349 gene encoding uncharacterized protein isoform X2, producing the protein MGTREVYEEKLRTGNVYHHDPTINPGLGTPRCPRCLFLLDSDSKNGEWTITSVLHDATAVVPLFNIMNKFDGETITEVVRPQIARMRYRVTKLPPYIIVHMQRFTKNNFFVEKNPTLGLHSEDCALCEEFDVVREQWAKFFTNKYLLLALARLIELV; encoded by the exons ATGGGAACCCGAGAAGTGTACGAGGAGAAGCTTCGAACTGGAAATGTGTATCACCATGATCCCACCATTAATCCTGGCCTcggcacccctcgctgcccccGTTGTCTCTTTCTCCTCGACTCCGATTCT AAAAATGGTGAATGGACAATTACTTCTGTCTTGCACGATGCTACAGCTGTG GTTCCACTTTTCAACATAATGAACAAGTTTGACGGGGAGACCATAACAGAAGTCGTGCGTCCTCAAATAGCTAGGATGCGATATCGTGTAACTAAACTGCCACCTTACATTATTGTGCACATGCAGCGTTTCACGAAGAACAACTTCTTTGTTGAGAAGAATCCCACCCTTG gtctacactccgaggattgcgccttatgcgaggaatttgatgtggttcgtgagcaatgggctaagttttttaccaacaagtatttattattggctttagcgcgcttgatcgagttggtttag
- the LOC130464349 gene encoding uncharacterized protein isoform X1, with the protein MCITMIPPLILASAPLAAPVVSFSSTPILKMVNGQLLLSCTMLQLWYALSLSLCLYPDKPSNSAAFEIEEVPLFNIMNKFDGETITEVVRPQIARMRYRVTKLPPYIIVHMQRFTKNNFFVEKNPTLGLHSEDCALCEEFDVVREQWAKFFTNKYLLLALARLIELV; encoded by the exons ATGTGTATCACCATGATCCCACCATTAATCCTGGCCTcggcacccctcgctgcccccGTTGTCTCTTTCTCCTCGACTCCGATTCT AAAAATGGTGAATGGACAATTACTTCTGTCTTGCACGATGCTACAGCTGTGGTatgctctctctctttctctttgcTTATACCCAGATAAGCCTTCGAACTCAGCCGCCTTCGAAATTGAGGAG GTTCCACTTTTCAACATAATGAACAAGTTTGACGGGGAGACCATAACAGAAGTCGTGCGTCCTCAAATAGCTAGGATGCGATATCGTGTAACTAAACTGCCACCTTACATTATTGTGCACATGCAGCGTTTCACGAAGAACAACTTCTTTGTTGAGAAGAATCCCACCCTTG gtctacactccgaggattgcgccttatgcgaggaatttgatgtggttcgtgagcaatgggctaagttttttaccaacaagtatttattattggctttagcgcgcttgatcgagttggtttag